The Candidatus Obscuribacterales bacterium genome segment GCTCAGAGAAAGGGACAAACTTTGTTCCCGGACTTCCTTCCGGCACCGCTATGGAAGGCTTTTTAAAGACGGTAAAGTCTGAATTAATGGATTGTTCAGAATTCAAGCCAGTATCATCCGGTTTCTCATTGATTAAACTCGATTCATCTTCATTGAAAAATTGAGTAGTTTCTGAAGTAAAAGCAAATTCATAATTTATATGAAACCCTAGGAATTCCCCACTAGCTTGTAGTCGAAATTCTTGGCGCTCAAACGCTACGTCTTGATCAGCATAAGAAAATGATGAATAGCTCAAAGAGATGCCTGGCTCATTTGCTGGCACATTAACAATTCGTTTTTCTCCTTCAACATGATTGATGGGTTCCGAGAGTAGTCCTGTGGAATCTTGTTTATTCGTCGAATTGTTCAAAACATAGCTATAAAGATTGACCCCATCTACAGTTCCAATCGGATCTGCTGCTGTCCATCTCCCCAACCACGCGGCATAATATCTCGCCCCGTGATACGCCAACCCCGTCTCCTCCTCCCTCTCCATCCCCGTATAGCAATACCGCTTCAAACTCACCTCAGCCACACTACGTCCCGACTGATACGCCGTCGTGCCATAGGGGTGATATTCCTCATAGGAAATCACCGCTCCGCCATCATCCAATTCCACACTGGCCGACCCCAAATGGTTACTGAGCTGATAGCGAATCACCGACACATTTAGATCCGTTGGTGGCGCAACCCCATCGCTTACCTCCGCCGTTTTCGTTTCTACCAAGGCAACTCGCTGCTGGTCATCCATCCCATGCAGCGTTTCCCGCTCCAGCGTTACCATTTCGCCATCGCCGCCATACTCCCGGTAAATCTCAAACCCACCAAAATAAATCCGCTCCTTGCTGCGGGTGGGTTGCTGTCCCGGTTGAGCCGCTCGTTCTGTAACCTTCCTCACCCGCTGCCCCGCCGCATCGTAGACGTAGTAAGTGATTTCCGGCGTGCCCCCATCAGTCCGCACCTGCTTCGACGATGCCTGGAGCTGATCCTTAAAGTCCCACTGCATCAGCAGTAGGTGGGGCATCTGGATCATGTTGCCGTGGTCGTCATAGCGATAACGACTGGCGACAGTGGTGATATCGAGTTGGTTAACGTTGCCATCGCTGGGTAGATTGGTCGTTCTCAGCCGATTGTTATTGGCTTCATAGTCGTATAGCCTTGTCCAACTCTCATCTGCAAACTGATGCACCATCGCCAGGATGTTGCCCACCGCATCGTACTGATACTGCTCGGTATAGTTCCGCATCGCCTGCCCATCGTTGGGATGGGGCAGATTGCGGCGCGTGGAGCCATTGAAGTCATACTCAGGCTTTAGCTCTGGGCGATTTTCCCCAGGAGTATTCGTCGTCTGGCCAATGTGTTCGCGCCCGGTCGCCCGGCGCAGTTGATAGAGGGCATCGTAGGTGTAGTCATGGCTGGGATCGATAATTTCACCACTGAAGAAAATGCGCTGCTGGGCATCATCGCGAATGGCGGTGATATTCCCTACCGGGTCATAGGTGTAATGCAAATTCTGGATGCCGCAGGGGGCATCCGGCGGATTCGGGCAATCCTCAGGAAATGCCGATCCTCGGCTGGTGAACAGGCGGGTCAGCCGAAAGGTTTCTCGGTCATAGGTATAGGTGGTTTGCACCCCATTGCCATACTCAATCAGCGTGCGCTGGCCCTTGGCGTCGTAGTCAATATTGGTGACAAACGGCGTGAACTCGTCTGCTCCTCGCAAACGCACCGCCATCGCCTCCAGCAAATTCGCCTCGTTGTAGGTGGGGCGAGCCTCACTGCCGTCGGGACTCGTCACGCTAATCGGTCGATTCAGGGCATCAAACACCGAGATCACGTCATAGATCCGTGGCGGCTGCTCCAGTAGCGGGGTTGCCGCTGTCACCAAACTC includes the following:
- a CDS encoding RHS repeat-associated core domain-containing protein produces the protein EAFSADPLGNAASLLGNATTRIIYDLERFRTAGEPVFAATLARETHVNDPLPPDGLKIQVSCGYSDGFGREIQTKIQAEPGPAPEWDADGVLRCDNNLLPTDPRWVGTGRTIFNNKGNPVKQYEPFFSPTHVYETEPGLVECGVTPIMFYDPIQRAIATLAPNHTYSKVVFDPWQQTTWDVNDTVLQNPAEDEDVGSYFSGLAEEEFLPTWHEQRINGGFGSTERGAAEKAANHASTPSVVHLDTLGRPILTIAHNRFEQEENTLVDEFYETRVGLDIEGHQLYVMDARGNPVMVNAVVSRDDQGVPLRDAQGNPIIETTANNLLGHSLYSLSSDAGERWTLNNVAGNPMRGWNSRGFVTRMEYDELQRPTHLYVQEEDDPEVLAERTVYGERHPEAFQQNLKGQVFKQFDSAGVVTSFEFDFKGNLLRGGRQIATEYRQQMDWSAVESLTEEDPQSLVTAATPLLEQPPRIYDVISVFDALNRPISVTSPDGSEARPTYNEANLLEAMAVRLRGADEFTPFVTNIDYDAKGQRTLIEYGNGVQTTYTYDRETFRLTRLFTSRGSAFPEDCPNPPDAPCGIQNLHYTYDPVGNITAIRDDAQQRIFFSGEIIDPSHDYTYDALYQLRRATGREHIGQTTNTPGENRPELKPEYDFNGSTRRNLPHPNDGQAMRNYTEQYQYDAVGNILAMVHQFADESWTRLYDYEANNNRLRTTNLPSDGNVNQLDITTVASRYRYDDHGNMIQMPHLLLMQWDFKDQLQASSKQVRTDGGTPEITYYVYDAAGQRVRKVTERAAQPGQQPTRSKERIYFGGFEIYREYGGDGEMVTLERETLHGMDDQQRVALVETKTAEVSDGVAPPTDLNVSVIRYQLSNHLGSASVELDDGGAVISYEEYHPYGTTAYQSGRSVAEVSLKRYCYTGMEREEETGLAYHGARYYAAWLGRWTAADPIGTVDGVNLYSYVLNNSTNKQDSTGLLSEPINHVEGEKRIVNVPANEPGISLSYSSFSYADQDVAFERQEFRLQASGEFLGFHINYEFAFTSETTQFFNEDESSLINEKPDDTGLNSEQSINSDFTVFKKPSIAVPEGSPGTKFVPFSE